A genomic stretch from Lathyrus oleraceus cultivar Zhongwan6 chromosome 2, CAAS_Psat_ZW6_1.0, whole genome shotgun sequence includes:
- the LOC127122951 gene encoding uncharacterized protein LOC127122951: MSWLARTIANSLKLDEEDEQDAKQEQESENPNTTKSESEPSQSQSESASPSTHSPTARGVKEDISEITKSLSRQFWGVASFLAPPPDPDHDSDPQTRDSDPNLPDEDVIAGIRSDFAEISGKFKSGISKISGNKTVSEFTKIASSFLQIGSDEEYNLDGVVGVTEEVVAFARNLTMHPETWLDFPLPDDPDSDDFDLSDAQQEHALAVEHLAPRLAALRMELCPGYMSDGCFWKIYFVLLHPKLSKNDVVFLSTPQIMEARAMLTQALDIRRKEKKEPDLISIPSKEEEQEQHLFVPSNAQLESVPLQTSAVEESPSMAVANVETEGHTVKSDSTQPIDKPVVKEAPSMVVDNVETEEHTVKSDVTQPIDGSVVKEAPSMVVDNVETNEHVVKGAVIQPIDNSVVKEAPIIPSSFQYFY, translated from the exons ATGTCATGGCTAGCAAGAACAATCGCCAACTCTCTCAAACTCGATGAAGAAGACGAACAAGATGCAAAACAAGAACAAGAATCAGAAAACCCTAACACCACCAAATCCGAATCAGAACCCTCTCAATCACAATCTGAATCTGCATCTCCGTCAACTCACAGTCCCACCGCACGCGGCGTCAAAGAAGATATCTCCGAGATTACCAAATCCCTCTCCCGCCAATTTTGGGGCGTAGCTTCTTTCCTCGCACCTCCTCCGGATCCCGATCACGACTCCGATCCGCAAACGCGTGACTCCGATCCTAATCTCCCTGATGAAGACGTTATCGCTGGAATCCGAAGCGATTTTGCTGAAATTAGTGGGAAATTCAAGAGTGGAATCTCGAAGATTTCAGGTAATAAGACTGTTTCTGAATTCACGAAGATCGCTTCGAGTTTTCTCCAAATCGGATCCGATGAGGAATACAATCTCGACGGTGTGGTTGGAGTTACGGAGGAGGTTGTGGCTTTTGCCAGAAATTTAACGATGCATCCAGAAACTTGGTTGGATTTTCCACTTCCCGATGATCCTGATTCTGATG ATTTTGATTTGTCTGATGCACAACAAGAGCATGCTCTTGCTGTTGAACATCTTGCTCCGAGGTTAGCTGCTCTTAGAATGGAGTTGTGCCCTGGATATATGAGTGATGGATGCTTTTGGAAGATTTACTTTGTACTACTGCACCCTAAACTCAGCAAAAATGATGTTGTTTTTCTATCAACTCCACAA ATAATGGAAGCCAGAGCAATGTTAACTCAGGCATTAGACATAAGAAGAAAGGAAAAGAAAGAACCAGACTTAATCAGCATTCCCTCAAAAGAGGAGGAACAAGAACAGCATCTTTTCGTGCCAAGCAATGCTCAACTTGAATCAGTGCCTCTTCAGACATCTGCGGTTGAAGAATCTCCATCTATGGCTGTGGCTAATGTAGAGACGGAGGGGCATACTGTTAAAAGTGATTCAACTCAACCTATTGACAAGCCTGTGGTTAAAGAAGCCCCGTCTATGGTTGTTGATAATGTAGAGACCGAGGAGCATACCGTTAAAAGTGATGTAACTCAACCTATTGACGGGTCTGTGGTTAAAGAAGCTCCATCTATGGTTGTGGATAATGTAGAAACCAATGAGCATGTTGTTAAAGGTGCTGTTATTCAACCAATCGACAATTCGGTTGTTAAAGAAGCCCCAATTATTCCATCTTCATTTCAATATTTCTACTGA